Sequence from the Halomarina litorea genome:
GTCGTCCCCATCGCCGTCGCCGCGGGTCTGACCGTCCCCAAGACCTCCTCCCGGGCGGTCACCTCCGCGGCGGGCACCGCCGACACGATGGAGGTGTTCTGCGACGTGGAGTTCTCGCTGGCGGAGATCCGCGAGATCGTGGACGCGACGGGCGGATGTATGGTGTGGGGCGGCGCGGTGAACCTCTCGCCGGTCGACGACAAGATCATCCGGGTCGAGACACCCCTCTCGCTCGACCCGCCGGGGCAGGTCATCGCCTCCGTCCTCTCGAAGAAGAAGAGCGCCGGGGCGACCCACGTCGTCATCGACATCCCCTACGGCGAGGGGGCGAAGGTGGCGAGTCTCCGCGCCGCCCGCGAGATGGCCGAGGACTTCGGGCGCGTGGGGGCCGACCTCGGGATGGCCATCGACTGTACCATCACCCGAGGTGAGCAACCCATCGGCCGGGGCATCGGTCCCGTCCTCGAGGCGCGGGACGTCCTCGCGGTCCTCGAGGGCGGCGGCCCCACCTCGCTGCGCCTCAAGAGCCTCACGCTCGCACAGGTGCTCCTCGACGCCTGCGGGGTGGACGAGGACGCTGTCGACGTCCTCGACTCCGGGCGCGCCCTCGACGCCTTCCGGGCCATCGTCGGGGCGCAAGGTGGAGACCCGGCCGTCACCGTCGACGACCTCGTTCCCGGACCGCACACCGCGACGGTCACCGCCGACCGAGAGGGCGTCGTCACCCACATCGACAACCGCCTCGTGAGCGAACTCGCCCGCCGGGCCGGTGCCCCGAAGGACCACGGCGCGGGCCTCTCGCTCCACCACCGGGTCGGCGACACGGTGAACGCGGGTGACGACCTGTTCACCGTCCACGCCGAGAAGCGCTCGAAACTGGAGGAAGCCGCGGCGTTCGCGGTCGAGACGGAACCGATGCGGGTCCGTCCGAGAGACGAGGCGCTAGTGGAGGTGGCGTGACGGGGGCGAACGGGCGGCGGGTTCTTGTTCACTCGTATCGAGCGCATCCCCGAGGGCGATGTCCTGTCGTACTGACTCGGGGTGAGTGTGTCCTACTGGAACGCCCGTCTGACGTCGAGGCCCCGGTCTTCGAGGACGCCGCCGACCACCTCGATTTCGACGCCCCAACGCTCGAACACCTCGTCACAGGGGACGCCCGGCGCGCCGCCCAGTTCCTCGGCCGCCCGTTCGCCCGAGACGCTGTAGACGACGGCACCGAGGGGGGAGATGGCGATACCGCCCGAGCACATCGGGCACGGTTCGGTGCTAGTGTACATGATCGCCCGTGCGCGTTCCTCGGCGGTGAGTTCTCGCGCCGCGCGGCGCGCGATGGTGAGTTCCGGGTGGCTGGTGATGTCGTCGTCGGTGTACTCGCGGTTCGTCTCCGCCATCACCACCTCGCCGTCGACGACGAGGAGCGACCCGAAGGGGCCGTCACCGCGTTCGCCCGCCTCGCGGGCGAGGTCGATGGTCTCCGCGACGTGGGACTCGTGGTCGAGTTCGTCCAGTGGGGGCATCGCCGACGGGTGGTGCGGCGAGGACAGGAAGGTTGTGGTCCCGGAACGGTTCCTCGCCTCCCGTCAGCGGGTCCGTCGGACGAACTCAACGATCTGTTCTGCGGTCCGGCCGCCGGCGTCCTCCTGGATGAAGTGTCCTGCCCCCTCGACCCACACGTCGGGTTGCTCGGTCGCCGAGGGGACGAGGTCACGCAGGAGGGTACGGAACTCGCGCGTGATGGGGTCCGCGTCGCCGAACAGCGCGAAGAAGGGCTTCTCCCACTCGCCGAGGGCCTCGCGGGCCTCCCGGAGGTGGGCCGCGCCCGGCGCGTCCGGGTCGCGGGGGACCATCGGCGGCCACGCGTACGCGCCGGCCTTCGAGGCGTCGTCGTGGTACGGGGCGTCGTAGGCCGCCCGCACCCCGGGCGAGAGCGGGGTTTCACAGCCGCTCTGGACGAGGCGGGACACCTGGAAGTCGTCGGTGGTCTCGACGAGTTCCTTGAACCGGTACCACACCTCGGGCATGTCCACGGTGCCGTCGGCGAGGACGGCGTTCATCGCCACGATGCGGGAGAACCGCTCGGGGAACTCGTTGGCCGCGACGGGCAGGCCGAGGATGCTCCCCCAGTCCTGACAGACGAGGGTGACGTTCTGTAAGTCGAGTGCCTCGACGAACGCCACGAGCGACTCGTAGTGCATCTCGAAGGTGTACTCCTCGACCTCGTCGTACTTGTCCGAGCGGCCGAACCCCACAAAGTCGGGGACGACGACGCGTCCCTCGTCGGCCAGCGTCGGGAGCATCTTCCGGTAGAGGTAGCCCCACGTCGGTTCGCCGTGGAGACAGAGGAACGTCTCCTCGGCGCCGCCGTCCTCGTCCACGTAGGCCATCCGCGCGTCGTCCTCGCCAACCTCGACGAACGCGGGGTCGTAGGGGTAGCCGGGCAGGTCGTCGAGGCGTTCCTCTGGTGTACGTACGAGTCCCATGACGGGGGGTCAGTCGCCAGCGACATACCGGTTCGGGTGCTTCCGACAACCATGACGGACTCCCGCGAAGCAGCAAACGGGTATTTGACGCTCCGCTGTCGCTAATACCCGAGCGGTCCTCCTCTCTCCCGTGAACCCGACACGACGCACCCTCCTGAAGTTCGCCGCCCTCGCCACCGCGACCGGTCTCGCAGGGTGTATCGGCGAGGACCCCCAGTCAGACAGCCCCGGTCCGGGCGCGGCGAACGGGACCGGGTCCCCCACGCCGACCCCGACACCCACCGCCTCGCCCACCGACGACGGACTCCCGGGGGCCGGCGGCAACGGGTCCAACGGATCCGGTGAGACCCGACCCCGCGGCACCGGCGGCCCGGGCGTCTTCGTCGCCGGCACCGACGACGTGACGGGACCCATCGAGCACCGCGTCGAGGTGCTCCGCGAGGCGGCAACCGACGACGCGCCCCCGCAGGTCCGCGTGTCGGTGACGAACACGACGGACTCGACGCTCCACGTGGGCGAGGGTCGCGCCGTGGTGTTCGCCTACCGGGAGGACACCGACGGCCACCTGGTGCTCCTGCCCGCAGACGGCGAGTACCCGGCGGAGGCGGGGTGCTGGCGGCTCACCGAACCCATCGCCGTCACCGAGGAGTACCGCATCACGCGCCTCGCCCCCGGCCAGACCGTCGAGCAGTCGCTCGACCTGTACGCGACGCCTGGCGAGGACGCTTGCCTCCCGGTCGGCGAGTTCCGCTTCGAGACGACCTACGAGGCGATGCGCGGGGAGACGACGCCCGAGGCGAAGAGCGGCACCTCGGGGACGTGGGGCTTTACGGTCCTGCTGGAGTGAGGCGCGCTCACAGCCGACACGCCCGTTCAGTCTGTTGACGCCGCCTTTATACTCGCAGGACCGTTGTTCCTGAACAACACATGGCCCGGACCGTCAGCGTCGACATGCACGTCCACAGCGAGGGCTCGTACGACGCGGGGGACCCGGTCGAACTCCTCCTCGAACAGGCGGCGGACATCGGCCTCGACGCCATCGTCGTCACGGACCACGACAGCATCACGGAGTCGCTCCGGGCGGCCCGCATCGCCCCGGAGTACGACCTCGTCGGCATCCCCGGCGTGGAGGTGTCGACGGCGCAGGGTCACCTCCTCGCCGTCGGCGTCGAGGAGCGCCCGGCGTCCTACCAGCCACTCGACGAGACGGTCGAACGGGTCCGCGACCTGGGCGGGGCGGCGGTGGTCCCTCATCCCTTCCAGCGCACGCGCCACGGGGTCAGGAAGCGCCACATCGGCGACTGCGACGCCGTCGAGGTGTACAACTCCTGGCTGTTCACTGGCTACCGCAATCGCCGGGCGCGGACGTTCGCCCGCGCTCGCGGCTACCCCGACGTGGCCGCCAGCGACGCCCACGACGCGGCGTTCATCGGGCGGGCGTACACCGACATCGAACTCGACACCGACCTGTCGAACGGCGAGTTGACGAGCGAGCACGTCGTCCGCGCCATCAAGAACGGTTCGACGCGCATCCACGGGCGGCGCAAACCCATCCCGCGGTCGGCGAAACACTACCTCTGGGCCGCACAGCGACGGACCGGCCGCGCGGTCGCGTCGACGGCCGCCAGCGTGGTCGGGTCCGTCTCGAACCTCCGCTGACCCGCGCGAGCGCGCCGTCCGACTCCCGCCCGCCTCACCCGGCGCGGCACCGACGGTCCGTCACTCGCTCCGGTGGGGGCTCGCGGTGACTCGCCCGTCGCTCCGGACCTCGACGGTCGTGCCGGCGAAGGCGAACCGGACGCACTCCGCGACCGACCGCTCGGGGACGAACAGGTCGTTGAGCGCGTCGGGGTCGACAGTGTCCGACAGTGGACCCAGCAGGTCGAGCGGGTCGACGGCCACCGCCGTCGCTACTGCCTTCACGACCGAGGCCGACGGCTCGTCGACCGCCCCGAGGTCGCAGTGGACGACCGCCGGTCCGTCGCCTCCTCCCGTGCGTGGACGTTCCTCCTCTCCCGGTGGTCCGTCTTTCGGGTGTATCGCCATCTAACGTGTCGAACGGCTGTACACCCCCCGTCCGGATATAGCTGGTGACGCTCGGATACCTTCACGACCCGCACTTGGCGGGCCGCCGCCCCCACGGGCCGACAGTGATGCCTCGTTTCGGACATCGGCGGACGACCCTGTGAGTGGGACGCCCGTGAGCATCGTCGTCCTCGGAGACGTCGACCCGGGCGCGCACGCCGGTGACGTCGGCTTCGGGCCGGTCGACCGGGACGCGCCGGACGGCCTGTTCGCCGGCACCGACCCCGCCCTCG
This genomic interval carries:
- a CDS encoding CehA/McbA family metallohydrolase; the encoded protein is MARTVSVDMHVHSEGSYDAGDPVELLLEQAADIGLDAIVVTDHDSITESLRAARIAPEYDLVGIPGVEVSTAQGHLLAVGVEERPASYQPLDETVERVRDLGGAAVVPHPFQRTRHGVRKRHIGDCDAVEVYNSWLFTGYRNRRARTFARARGYPDVAASDAHDAAFIGRAYTDIELDTDLSNGELTSEHVVRAIKNGSTRIHGRRKPIPRSAKHYLWAAQRRTGRAVASTAASVVGSVSNLR
- a CDS encoding HalOD1 output domain-containing protein: MAIHPKDGPPGEEERPRTGGGDGPAVVHCDLGAVDEPSASVVKAVATAVAVDPLDLLGPLSDTVDPDALNDLFVPERSVAECVRFAFAGTTVEVRSDGRVTASPHRSE
- a CDS encoding AMP phosphorylase; the protein is MELVARAVDIGTHTPTVLLNVADASELGVHPLDRVQLHHADRVATGIVEITDELVERGVLGVTRPLDHLTGSVEVTIAPKPASVSFVTKKLDGLELEHAEMVAIVADIDRDRLNDVETSAFVSAVQAHGLSREEIRCLTRAMVDVGETIDWGHAPIADKHSIGGVAGNRVTPVVVPIAVAAGLTVPKTSSRAVTSAAGTADTMEVFCDVEFSLAEIREIVDATGGCMVWGGAVNLSPVDDKIIRVETPLSLDPPGQVIASVLSKKKSAGATHVVIDIPYGEGAKVASLRAAREMAEDFGRVGADLGMAIDCTITRGEQPIGRGIGPVLEARDVLAVLEGGGPTSLRLKSLTLAQVLLDACGVDEDAVDVLDSGRALDAFRAIVGAQGGDPAVTVDDLVPGPHTATVTADREGVVTHIDNRLVSELARRAGAPKDHGAGLSLHHRVGDTVNAGDDLFTVHAEKRSKLEEAAAFAVETEPMRVRPRDEALVEVA
- a CDS encoding haloalkane dehalogenase, with the translated sequence MGLVRTPEERLDDLPGYPYDPAFVEVGEDDARMAYVDEDGGAEETFLCLHGEPTWGYLYRKMLPTLADEGRVVVPDFVGFGRSDKYDEVEEYTFEMHYESLVAFVEALDLQNVTLVCQDWGSILGLPVAANEFPERFSRIVAMNAVLADGTVDMPEVWYRFKELVETTDDFQVSRLVQSGCETPLSPGVRAAYDAPYHDDASKAGAYAWPPMVPRDPDAPGAAHLREAREALGEWEKPFFALFGDADPITREFRTLLRDLVPSATEQPDVWVEGAGHFIQEDAGGRTAEQIVEFVRRTR
- a CDS encoding nucleoside deaminase, with the protein product MPPLDELDHESHVAETIDLAREAGERGDGPFGSLLVVDGEVVMAETNREYTDDDITSHPELTIARRAARELTAEERARAIMYTSTEPCPMCSGGIAISPLGAVVYSVSGERAAEELGGAPGVPCDEVFERWGVEIEVVGGVLEDRGLDVRRAFQ